In the Salvia splendens isolate huo1 chromosome 16, SspV2, whole genome shotgun sequence genome, AATAGTACTAGTTGGCCATTCCCATACATGCCAgctttttataatttgtaaatcAATAATTACTTAATAAGTAATCACTATTATTGATCAAAATCaagtttttactttttactttatGGAATAAAAGAATATATCGTGTGTGCTTTCTTTCTTTAAGTCGCTATCTCAACACCGTCAGGGAGAAGTtgcaataaaatttaattattattacatTAAAATGAATAAGTCGACTTTTAATTATGCATTTGTTTAATGCTCGTttttaattactagtactagGAACTGGGTGCCTATTAATTTATAGTTAATGGTGATCGTATTTATATTAAGTCTTGCGAAACACACTGCCTACATATATTAGTTCTATattctatatttttataatttataaatctgtgtattttaatattattcatCTTCGACTATTGTTTTAGCTCAAATTGCTTTAAGTGTATGTTGAAAAAGAAAAGGCGTTACGATCTGTAGGAGAGCAAAAAGTAATCAATAATTTTGGCCATTTTCGAAGTCAATATATAACTACTAAAGCcaaaagaataataaataatgaatgACAAAGGACAAAGTGTTCTTCAATTCCTTGATCACTAATATTGATATTGGGCAATGTTGGGTATGGTAATGACATATACCAATCCTAGTTCTAACATATacgaaaaattcaaaatttatagtTAACTTTTAATAATGTCCCATGTGCATGTACTAAATAATAAGATGGAATTAATGCAAGCAGTTAGCTGTGGTGATCAATGGCAGTTTTGGCAAAATAATCAGTAGCAAAGGATAATCTGATTGATTATGAGGTGGATGTATCCAACAATATCAATGTTATGTCTTGTCTTTCATGATCATAATCCAAAAACTAACCTGCCCTTCACgactttttttcaaaaattaattgaTTCTTGATTAAGATTATTAGATTGTCTTTTTCATGAATTAATTAGTGGCTCCTAATGCAAACGTAACGACGTGCCCCAGTATCTAGACAGACAATTCCATGATTGATTACTCACTAGTGTAGACACAAGTGGGATCATGTATATGTCATATATTCATACATACCTTATAATTAATCCACTAGCTTATTCTTAATAATTTTGTCTGAAAGCATAATTTTGTATCTTGTGTACCCTTACAACTGCATAAAGAAGATGAGGACAAAGCGGTAAAGTGGTTAATGCCCCGATCAAAGGTCTCGGATTTGGATTTGAGTGTCGTATTAAAACTAGTGTCGTTCACTATCAACATCTCAACCATTTGTTCACTTTATTTCTCAcctattttaccaattttgcattaaaaattaATGTCGTTCAGTATCAACacttatttttcatggacggagatTGCTAACATTAGTTTAGACTAGTAAGCGTCGAAATGATTAAAAAAGGTCTCAATTATCAAATTTTTTGCTGGGGTTTTATTATAAATGAATACGACATAGTGTTTATTCTGTACAGATTTCTGAAGATTTATGCAATACATACATTTTCTACAAGGAATAATTTAATCATGGGGGGCAACTAAAGCAGCTTCTTGTATCTTGGTATCCCCTATTTGTAGGCCACTCTGCACTTGGCTTTCTGATGCACCCAATTCATTAGATACTGTCACTTGGTTTTGTGATACACCCAACTCATTAGATAGTTTGGCACACAACTGCAAATACAAATAAATACTCTTTCTGGTCAGGAAAAACTTGATATAGATATATAGGTAGTAAGTATATTATATCAATACTATTATCTTATTATGATGAAGACAAGAACATACCTCTCTGTACACTGTTGAATCACCACAAGTTTTCCGCAGCTCGACCACATAAAAGGCTGGACTTATCTCGTAAACCTGTGACACATATATGAGTAGTGCGTTAGAATAAGATCATGGAAAGCAACATCTCGTTCCACTTGTATTTACTTACTTGGGCAGCTACTGAGAGACATGCCGGTGCTTTCTGATCTTTGTGCTCTAGCGTGACTTTCAACTGTATGCACATATTTAAGCCAAAGTGTTAGAGAATAGGGAAATTAGCAGTCTGAtgaataaaattaatgtacaaGACATGGAAACTGACCTTTCCGTTTTTCTTCTGGACATGAAATCCCATCTCTGTAACTGTATGTTTAATTCTCTCCAGTAATTCTTTTGGACAGTGATTTGAGGTAAACCTGATTTTCCTCTCAGAAACAACCTCTTTCTCAAAGAAGCCAGAAAGGTCGAGGCAAGCGGACATTCCAATCAGCTGAAAGGCATTGATTAGATAAGGCGAGTGCGGATCCCTCTCTGCTTCTGGAGTCTGCACAATACATTGACATTGCAAAACATGTTTTAAATCATCCTAGGTTTATCAATATATTAATTTGCATTAATAGGCAAAGTTCGTACTGTATCATGTAGAGATGATAGTTTATCTTCTTCTGTGCAAGCACAATCCTCTTCTTCATCAGGACCTGAAGGAGTATAGTCCTGTTTGAACCAGTCATGATTCTTTATATCGTCCATGCTTATCCTGGTATTCGGGTTAGGATCAAGTATCCTCTTTATTAGGTTTTTGGCTCCTGAAGAAAGCCATTTCGGCATCCGAGTATCTCCCTTGAAAATCTGATTACAAATTTGGGAAAATCTTAGGCTCCAAACTAAAGGAAAATTGTTATGTATATCAATTTAAAGGGGACTGGTACCTTCTGATAAAGTACGACCAGATTCCGGTCATCAAAAGGAAGGTGTCCTGTGAGTATAACGTACAGGATGACACCGCAAGACCATGTATCTGATGTTGCACCATCGTACCCTTTGTTTGAGAGAATTTCAGGGGCAACATAGTTTGGACTTCCGCAAGTTGTATGTAACAAACCATCAGCCTAACAATGTTAAATGGACATTGTCAGTAACTGAGACTGAGAAAATAAGACGAAGAAACAAGAGATGAACTTATGCATACCCTAAAGTGTTGAGGCAACGCACTAAGGCCAAAATCTGTGATCTTAATGACTCCACTTTGATCAATCAACACATTCTCTAGCTGCATTTGGAAATTAAAAcgatataatattaatttaagtgTCTGCAGATATAGATGCTACAGTATTTGAAATGGAGTCATTACTTTGAGATCTCTATGATATACGCCTTTGTTGTGACAGTAAGCAACACCGTCAATTAACTGTTGAAAAAGCTTCCTGCCTTGAGCTTCAGAATATTTTCCTCGCGATGCCTGTAAATTATTTGCTTAAACCCTTGGTAAACCAAACCAATTAAGTATGCATTGCTTCTGGAAAAACTACTTACAATTCTGTCAAAAAGTTCTCCACCATTCACATACTCAAGGACCATGTATATCTTCACCTTGCTTGCTAAGACCTGGTTGTTCATCAGTCAGTTAACACCTTTTGCAGCATTATAATTCAATTCACATAAATACCATATATGAGCAACAAAGTAGGTTTCTAAACTTAATACTACTATcatgtttaatttttatatcaTGTTTAGGTTGAATAGTACTTGAAGCATATACATGTTCATATATTAAAGGTTAATGGTTATATGTTACTCCATAATCCATATCAATGATTTGTGTGAATCAACTCAAAAAAAATCTAGCTCAGCTAACAACTTGCACACATTTATTTCATCATTCATGCAACTAGCCTAGTACTATTCGACATTATACaagtatggaaataaaaaaataatccaaactgatcaagtgtgTGGGGGCCATATAGACATTGATGGACATGATATGAGTGCATGTGAGGGTAAAACAAGAACCACAAGCTATGAAGAAGGCTCATGTGATTGTGATGGATGACAAGAAGCTGTAGTAGTCCATACCCTACTCCACAAAAGCATATCCACACGCATATCCATCCCATAATTTCGTGTGACCCATGTGAACAGTATTCAATTAATTATGCCAACAACCTTCACCTATAGCTATCTACCTACGTCACTTGACTCAACTCAAAGCAACTGGACATGGTCGCCGGGGAATGAATCAAAGTTACCTCATGTAACCTCACAACATTTGGATGTCTGAGGAGTTTCAATGTGCCAATCTCCCTCTTTATCTGCAACCACAACCGTTCAATTCAATAACTCGATTGcagaaaatataataaaaaattgaaaaatcaatGAATGCACACACCTGATCGATAATGTTGAGGCCGGAGATTCTGTTCTTCTCCAAAACCTTGATAGCAAACGATTCACCGGATTCAACGTTTGTAGCAAATTTGACTTTTCCGAAGTTGCCCTCTCCCAACGTCCTCCCCACGGCGTACTTCCCCAGTCTCTTCCTCCCTATCGATCCCGATTCCGATTCCGACTCCGACTCCGATCCTCTGGCTGCGTGCAgcaataccataatcaacaacgACGGATTGAAGCgaatagatagatagatagatatcGGTGCGGCTGAAATCGGTGGACTCCAACTGCTCTCTGTCGCTACTTATATTAATAGATACGAATCGCCACAAATCTTGCCACGTATATATACCATGCCCTATGCCTTTCCTATCCAAACAAATGCACATGATATGTTTGattattcaattcaattcaatcgTATTTGAATTTGAGGGCAAAAGGGGTTGCGTGGAGTGTAGAGACGCACGCAAGCATCAGAGATGGTTGGGGCGTTATTGGCCACACGACATCCCAAAATTGGAGTTTGGACCATTTTGGAGAAGCCATAAATTAGTGGACCTCACCGCCCAATTCCATCATCTCCCCCAATCAACGCTGCTTGTCTACGCCGACGCCTCAAACTTTACAATTTGAACAAATCTCTTCTTGGACACGTTTTCAGTTATTCCTCTATAAAATAAGTACTGCATTCAAACGTGGGATACgttttttcttccattttttaattttaaatgataaaaatgtGCTGATTTACCTTATACAGACAGCTGGAAATTTTACTTTTCAGAATCCAAGTCTTACTCTTTTGGATAAGGGTTTAGGTGGCATTTTTTGGGACTTTGTTCTTCCAATATAACCGAGTGTTAATTG is a window encoding:
- the LOC121769986 gene encoding CBL-interacting serine/threonine-protein kinase 17-like, yielding MVLLHAARGSESESESESGSIGRKRLGKYAVGRTLGEGNFGKVKFATNVESGESFAIKVLEKNRISGLNIIDQIKREIGTLKLLRHPNVVRLHEVLASKVKIYMVLEYVNGGELFDRIASRGKYSEAQGRKLFQQLIDGVAYCHNKGVYHRDLKLENVLIDQSGVIKITDFGLSALPQHFRADGLLHTTCGSPNYVAPEILSNKGYDGATSDTWSCGVILYVILTGHLPFDDRNLVVLYQKIFKGDTRMPKWLSSGAKNLIKRILDPNPNTRISMDDIKNHDWFKQDYTPSGPDEEEDCACTEEDKLSSLHDTTPEAERDPHSPYLINAFQLIGMSACLDLSGFFEKEVVSERKIRFTSNHCPKELLERIKHTVTEMGFHVQKKNGKLKVTLEHKDQKAPACLSVAAQVYEISPAFYVVELRKTCGDSTVYRELCAKLSNELGVSQNQVTVSNELGASESQVQSGLQIGDTKIQEAALVAPHD